One window from the genome of Salvia miltiorrhiza cultivar Shanhuang (shh) chromosome 7, IMPLAD_Smil_shh, whole genome shotgun sequence encodes:
- the LOC130994310 gene encoding uncharacterized protein LOC130994310: MESKKNEDKEPVLVALQFAKISTLKGKTLISTMKHATRFFISPEIQQVKEFILRRGTGNLLSCSITNISSGGGELKSEDGLNCSLARTIKQMVNSDEVGTYICKGTIRDIHPTESWFYEACGNDRCYKGIAKGSKVGDQCKKCKRPIGSIHIRLFTYSPLFFYI, translated from the exons ATGGAGTCCAAGAAAAATGAAGACAAAGAGCCCGTTCTCGTGGCTTTGCAATTTGCGAAGATATCAACTTTAAAAG ggAAAACCTTGATTTCCACAATGAAGCATGCAACTCGGTTCTTTATCAGTCCGGAAATCCAACAGGTCAAAGAGTTTATTCTTAG GCGTGGCACTGGAAATCTATTGAGTTGTTCTATAACAAACATTTCGAGTGGTGGTGGAGAATTAAAAAGTGAGGATGGGTTGAATTGTTCTCTCGCGAGAACCATTAAGCAGATGGTTAACTCGGATGAG GTTGGTACCTATATATGCAAGGGGACTATTAGAGACATTCATCCTACGGAATCATGGTTCTATGAAGCATGCGGGAATGATAGGTGTTATAAAGGTATTGCAAAAGGAAGTAAAGTCGGAGACCAATGCAAAAAGTGCAAGCGTCCGATCGGGTCAATCCATATAAGGTTATTTACATATTCACCATTATTTTTTT ATATTTGA
- the LOC130992841 gene encoding vacuolar-processing enzyme, translated as MTLCGILVLLVSVAALALQGVGARRWDPIIRRPTEENATTWAVLVAGSNGFGNYRHQADVCHAYQLLKRGGIKDENIVVFMYDDIAMNDLNPRKGVLINHPTGEDVYAGVPKDYTGEQVTAENFYAVILGNRSAVKGGSGKVVDSKPGDRIFIYYSDHGGPGVLGMPNMPYLYAKDFIDVLKKKHESGTYKEMVIYIEACESGSVFEGMMPEDLDIYVTTASNAEESSWGTYCPGMDPPPPPEYMTCLGDLYSVAWMEDSESHNLKRETVEQQYDQVKERTSNYNSYNAGSHVMEYGNKSIKSEKLYLYQGFDPASENFPPNRISAKAMGVVNQRDADIIFLWEMYNRLDDDTEKKAQLLKQITSTMLHRKHVDGSLEVIGVVLFGPAKAPLLKSSRGRGLPLVDDWECLKSMVRVFEDRCGSLAQYGMKHMRSFANICNAGVSLTKMEEACVAACGATSTSTPLVSVA; from the exons ATGACTCTTTGTGGGATTTTGGTGCTGCTTGTGTCGGTGGCGGCGCTGGCCCTTCAAGGCGTCGGAGCACGGCGGTGGGATCCCATCATACGGCGGCCGACGGAGGAGAACGCCACCACGTGGGCGGTGCTGGTGGCGGGTTCTAATGGCTTTGGAAATTATCGGCATCAG GCCGACGTTTGCCATGCATACCAACTACTCAAAAGGGGTGGCATCAAAGATGAGAACATTGTAGTTTTCATGTATGATGACATTGCGATGAATGATCTAAATCCTAGAAAAGGAGTTTTGATCAATCACCCGACAGGCGAGGACGTCTACGCCGGTGTTCCAAAG GACTATACCGGTGAGCAAGTCACTGCGGAGAATTTCTATGCTGTAATCCTAGGCAACAGAAGTGCTGTAAAAGGCGGAAGTGGTAAAGTTGTTGACAGTAAACCAGGAGACAGGATATTTATTTACTACTCCGACCACGGTGGCCCCGGAGTGCTTG GGATGCCGAATATGCCATATCTATATGCAAAGGATTTTATTGATGTTCTGAAGAAGAAGCATGAATCTGGCACCTACAAAGAAATG GTGATATATATTGAAGCGTGCGAGAGTGGAAGTGTATTCGAAGGAATGATGCCCGAGGATCTGGACATCTATGTGACAACGGCATCAAATGCTGAAGAGAGTAGCTGGGGGACTTACTGTCCTGGGATGGATCCCCCGCCGCCTCCCGAGTATATGACTTGTTTGGGAGATTTGTATAGCGTTGCATGGATGGAGGACAG CGAGTCGCATAACCTCAAACGGGAAACTGTTGAGCAGCAATATGACCAG GTTAAGGAACGCACATCTAACTACAACTCATACAATGCTGGATCTCATGTTATGGAGTATGGTAACAAAAGCATCAAATCTGAGAAGCTGTATCTGTACCAAGGATTCGATCCGGCGTCTGAGAACTTCCCACCGAACCGAATCAGTGCCAAAGCTATGGGTGTCGTCAACCAAAGAGATGctgatattatttttctttgggaaatg TACAATAGGTTGGATGATGATACAGAAAAGAAGGCACAACTGCTAAAGCAGATTACGAGCACAATGCTGCACCGGAAACATGTGGATGGTAGCTTGGAGGTTATCGGCGTGGTCTTATTTGGCCCAGCAAAGGCTCCTCTCCTCAAATCAAGTAGAGGTCGTGGTTTACCCCTTGTCGATGACTGGGAATGCTTGAAATCAATG GTTCGGGTGTTCGAAGATCGCTGCGGCTCGTTGGCTCAGTACGGCATGAAACACATGCGATCATTTGCGAATATTTGCAATGCTGGCGTGTCCCTAACCAAAATGGAGGAAGCCTGTGTCGCTGCTTGTGGTGCTACATCGACGTCGACCCCTCTAGTCTCAGTTGCGTAA